The sequence CGCTCGGTGCCCGGATCGCGCGGTGGGAGGTGCCGCAGCTCGCGCCGACGCAGGGGCCGCAGGTCACCGTCCCGGTGCGGTACGACGGCCCGGACCTGGCGGAGGTGGCCCGCCTGTGGGGGGTCGCACCGGAGGAGGTCCCGGGGATCGTCGGCGCCACCGACTTCCGGGTGGCCTTCTGCGGGTTCGCGCCGGGCTTCGGCTATCTGACGGGACTGCCGGAGCGCTTCCACCTCCCCCGCCGCGCGTCGCCCCGTACGGCCGTCCCGGCGGGCTCGCTGGCGCTGGCCGGGGAGTACGCGGGGGTGTACCCGCGCTCCTCCCCCGGCGGCTGGCAGCTGATCGGCTCCACGGACGCGGTGCTGTGGGATCCGCGGCGGGAACCGGCGGCGCTCTTCGCGCCCGGGGTACGGGTCCGGTTCACGGAGGGGGACGGTCGTGGCTGAGGGGCTGCTGGTGGTGCGGCCGGGGGCGTTGACCACGGTCCAGGACCCGGGGCGCCCCGGGTACGCGCACCTGGGGGTCCCGCGCTCGGGAGCGCTCGACACGGCGGCGTACGCGCTGGCCAACCGACTGGTCGGCAACGCACCGGACGCGGCGGCTCTGGAGACGACCCTGGACGGGGTCGGGCTACGGGCCCTGGCTGCGACCACCGTGGCGGTCACGGGCGCGCCCTGTCCGGTACGGATCTCCGGTCGCCCGGTGGCCTGGGGAGCACCGGTCCGGCTCCCGGCCGGGGCGGAGCTGGAGGTGGGCCGGGCGGAGTCGGGCGT comes from Streptomyces virginiae and encodes:
- a CDS encoding 5-oxoprolinase subunit B family protein produces the protein MRPLVVGGEALLIELDSADEVAALHAELLRRRDAGELGPVRELVPAARTVLLDGVRDPAALGARIARWEVPQLAPTQGPQVTVPVRYDGPDLAEVARLWGVAPEEVPGIVGATDFRVAFCGFAPGFGYLTGLPERFHLPRRASPRTAVPAGSLALAGEYAGVYPRSSPGGWQLIGSTDAVLWDPRREPAALFAPGVRVRFTEGDGRG